A part of Streptomyces sp. NBC_00557 genomic DNA contains:
- a CDS encoding ABC transporter permease — protein MSAPVAALRSEWAKLTTVRSTAWTLIAAFAVTVAFGTLVSALSNARYDDLSRQDKLTFDPAGTSFTGGVLGQLAMIAFGVMVIGGEYSTGMIRNSLAAVPRRGVFYVSKLAVATGAALVVGMVTSFVTFFAGQAALGSHSTTIGAHNVLRATLGAGLYMTLMAVFSMGVATMLRSSMLSMGILMPFFFLVTQILASVPGAKKVAHYLPDQAGEAMARVVRNPDVPYGPGGGLVVMLVWVAAAVLGGYLVLRGRDA, from the coding sequence ATGTCCGCACCCGTCGCGGCCCTCCGCTCGGAATGGGCCAAGCTCACCACGGTCCGCTCCACGGCGTGGACGCTGATCGCGGCCTTCGCCGTCACCGTGGCCTTCGGCACGCTCGTCAGCGCCCTGTCCAACGCCCGCTACGACGATCTGTCCCGGCAGGACAAGCTCACCTTCGACCCGGCCGGCACCAGCTTCACCGGCGGCGTCCTCGGCCAGCTCGCGATGATCGCGTTCGGGGTCATGGTGATCGGCGGCGAGTACAGCACCGGGATGATCCGCAACTCGCTGGCGGCGGTGCCGCGCCGCGGCGTGTTCTACGTCAGCAAACTCGCGGTCGCGACCGGCGCGGCCCTCGTCGTCGGCATGGTCACCAGCTTCGTCACCTTCTTCGCCGGACAGGCGGCTCTCGGTTCGCACAGCACCACCATCGGCGCGCACAACGTGCTGCGGGCCACGCTGGGCGCCGGTCTCTACATGACGCTCATGGCCGTGTTCTCGATGGGCGTGGCGACGATGCTGCGCAGTTCCATGCTGTCGATGGGCATTCTGATGCCGTTCTTCTTCCTGGTGACGCAGATCCTCGCCTCGGTGCCCGGCGCCAAGAAGGTCGCGCACTATCTGCCGGACCAGGCAGGCGAGGCGATGGCCCGGGTGGTGCGCAACCCCGACGTGCCCTACGGGCCGGGCGGCGGCCTGGTCGTCATGCTGGTGTGGGTGGCCGCCGCGGTGCTCGGCGGATATCTGGTGCTGCGCGGCCGGGACGCCTGA
- a CDS encoding FkbM family methyltransferase, translating into MTEIRSVRVADGFSVAVPQTEGALFSEVDFIYNEIFVERAYLRHGIQLTDSSRVVDAGANVGLFSLFVKREFPGARILAFEPIPAIHRALLENLDEHGAKDVEVVRAALGRQAEEQVRFTFYPALPGNSTRYPEQKKVGQELTVSQIGQEAVDRIMAGIEVEAEVRRLSDALRDWAPEGPIDLLKIDVEGAELEVMEGLDAADWQRVRQTVIEVQDLDGRLEAVRGILDAQGFAVTVESAANLPEVFRYSMVYARRED; encoded by the coding sequence ATGACCGAGATCAGGTCGGTTCGGGTGGCGGACGGGTTCTCCGTCGCCGTGCCGCAGACGGAGGGCGCGCTGTTCTCCGAGGTCGACTTCATCTACAACGAGATATTCGTCGAACGCGCCTACCTCAGGCACGGCATCCAGCTCACCGACTCCTCCCGGGTCGTGGACGCCGGTGCGAACGTGGGGCTGTTCTCCCTCTTCGTCAAGCGGGAGTTCCCGGGCGCGAGGATCCTCGCCTTCGAGCCGATCCCCGCGATCCACCGGGCGCTGCTGGAGAACCTGGACGAGCACGGCGCGAAGGACGTGGAGGTGGTGCGCGCGGCGCTGGGCCGGCAGGCCGAGGAGCAGGTGCGGTTCACCTTCTACCCGGCGCTCCCCGGCAACTCCACCCGCTACCCGGAGCAGAAGAAGGTCGGCCAGGAACTGACCGTGTCGCAGATCGGCCAGGAGGCCGTGGACCGCATCATGGCCGGCATCGAGGTCGAGGCGGAGGTGCGCCGGCTCTCCGACGCACTGCGCGACTGGGCGCCCGAGGGCCCGATCGACCTGCTGAAGATCGACGTCGAGGGCGCCGAGCTGGAGGTCATGGAGGGCCTCGACGCGGCCGACTGGCAGCGCGTGCGGCAGACCGTCATCGAGGTCCAGGACCTCGACGGCCGGCTGGAGGCCGTGCGGGGCATCCTCGACGCCCAGGGCTTCGCCGTGACCGTGGAGAGCGCGGCGAACCTGCCGGAGGTGTTCCGCTACTCGATGGTGTACGCCCGCCGGGAGGACTGA
- a CDS encoding ketoacyl-ACP synthase III family protein has product MKTDGVYVDTVGTYIPDRWVSVEQAVEEGLYDEYSVQYGTGLTAAYIAGDLPALDMAVLAARQAFRRSSYDIEDLDFHVHCTAVQHGPEGFYPPGYVLRELGASGVASTDVRQHSNGLLAGIEVAVGRLTGAAGAETALVTAAENFTSPLIDRWTGFGTGFTASDGGAAVLLSGDSGFAALRAVNSGTLPELEQWHRGEESLLPFRGEERKASGTMELLSYFNQHVMPLDKCMEMIRDFELDIVHRSLVDAGLNAADLRWVVAANSDSRMIDQMKMQPLGLPMSRSTWDFGKEYGHMGACDMAVSLNHLLLNGMLSPGDHVLMTTSASGWVSTSAVLTVLQLPEWAKEDSLS; this is encoded by the coding sequence ATGAAGACGGACGGCGTCTATGTCGACACGGTCGGGACGTACATCCCGGACCGATGGGTGAGCGTCGAGCAGGCGGTCGAGGAGGGGCTCTACGACGAGTACTCCGTCCAGTACGGCACCGGGCTCACCGCCGCCTACATCGCGGGCGACCTGCCCGCGCTCGACATGGCGGTCCTCGCCGCCCGGCAGGCGTTCCGCCGGTCCTCGTACGACATCGAGGACCTCGACTTCCACGTCCACTGCACCGCGGTGCAGCACGGCCCCGAGGGCTTCTACCCGCCCGGCTACGTCCTGCGCGAGCTCGGCGCGAGCGGTGTCGCCAGCACCGACGTGCGCCAGCACTCCAACGGCCTGCTGGCCGGCATCGAGGTCGCCGTCGGCCGGCTGACGGGCGCCGCCGGCGCGGAGACGGCGCTGGTCACCGCCGCGGAGAACTTCACCAGCCCGCTCATCGACCGCTGGACCGGGTTCGGCACCGGCTTCACCGCCAGCGACGGCGGCGCCGCCGTCCTGCTCAGCGGCGACAGCGGCTTCGCGGCGCTGCGCGCGGTGAACTCCGGGACCCTGCCGGAACTGGAGCAGTGGCACCGCGGTGAGGAGTCGCTGCTGCCGTTCCGCGGCGAGGAGCGCAAGGCGTCCGGCACGATGGAGCTGCTCTCCTACTTCAACCAGCACGTCATGCCGCTCGACAAGTGCATGGAGATGATCCGGGACTTCGAGCTGGACATCGTGCACCGCTCGCTGGTGGACGCCGGGCTGAACGCCGCCGACCTGCGCTGGGTGGTGGCCGCCAACAGCGACTCGCGGATGATCGACCAGATGAAGATGCAGCCGCTGGGCCTGCCGATGTCCCGCTCCACCTGGGACTTCGGCAAGGAGTACGGCCACATGGGCGCCTGCGACATGGCGGTCTCCCTCAACCACCTGCTCCTGAACGGGATGCTGTCGCCCGGCGACCACGTCCTGATGACCACCTCGGCGTCCGGCTGGGTCTCCACCTCCGCCGTCCTGACCGTCCTTCAGCTGCCGGAGTGGGCCAAGGAGGACAGCCTGTCCTGA